The stretch of DNA ctataaaggaagaggggcctgtgccccaaaaatcgcgaaaaaattaccctcgatgggccgcgatttcttaggactttgcgtgcagaagattatcggcggaaatgcatggttctcttgtaattgcatttcaaagttgcgtgttttgctataaaaacaaagtagtattttctaagattttgaggtgttttgtgaaattttgctataaaaacatatGGGCTCTCCGTTTGCTGTCAAAATAAGAGGCGTTCGAAAAAActcgacaaaaatgtgaaattgtttttatagcaagccagaccccacaaccgtgaattaaatatcctcgatggaccgtgatTCCTTAAGAGCTTGAGCGACCATGGTTAACcaacatatgggcacttccaaaatgtcgctcgggacatttgcacacctttaaagttgataaaaaattgtaaaacaatggattttagttttaattatgggtttttcttttcactcatcccaagctctattttttgtaaaaatcttcattttgtaccatttttagtttttaagatatcggtaaaaaactgccgtattcgctcgggacaaaagtAGAAGTGGATtacggggaagttcatacaacaccagaaattagcgaattctgatggaatatttgaatgcgatttttttttagaatgtggTTCAAACAAaacgctgtgaaatgcttttggttttacttaaaaattctttgacgttttttttttatgcagtttcaaccacattcgctcgggacatgtcgctcgggacattttttccgactgttttgtaaagcggatttctttacctctatctctcaattgctggatgttttgcttttaacttaatagtttagcatgtgaatgaagcattcagtacagaaaaatgtcacatattagcattcctataggataaattaacaacagaagacaggtccaaaaaataacaaaaaaatagccaaaaactgatttttgcgtatattggtggggtttgtcataaaaataatcaaactatactccaaatttgtagttaaggtCAGTATTCatctaattagaaactaatatcggggcaaaatcatgtggaaatatgttttattcaagtttcaaggtttttggcttggtggacttttttctggaagtgcccatatacaattttaaaatgaatcttAAGAATTAACTATCCTCGGTGGACAGTGATTCCTTAAGAACTCGAATGACTGTAGATGACCAACATATGCTTgtcttataaaattattataaaagtaaagtacaagaaatcgcggttcaAGGAATGCAACTAATGCGCCGcagacaaaaaatatttaaaaacaagaaaggaagttaacttcggccagccgaagtttatatacccttgcaggtatgcctacctaaaatgttgtttttacattgtcaaaaatcaaaaagcctactttctataagattttattattttgacaacaaacgaaaagcccatatgttttttatattaaaattatagtaaaatgtcacaaaacacctaaaaatcctagaaaatgttacaatgtttttatagcaaaacacgcaactttaaaatgcaattacaagagaaccatgcataAATTcataagaaatcgcggtccatcgagggtaattttttcgcggtttttggggcacaggcccctcttctagactattaccctataaagttccaacgttgctataaattaccaaaaacagcacaaatttggttttgtttacaaatttttcatactaatattggctagacagaggcttagtaagagcggagtgtggggtacgggaggttaggctctcccccagtcagcaatatatATGCATACTCGATGTAGGATATGTAATAaacgttcagatatgtttttaaactattttctttatctaattattgtattattctacaataGAATTAGGAGAACgaaattttacgacagttttcccgagttgaaatccccATTCGTTAAcgttgagctgagcaactgctcttcagtctgctgttattggatggtagatggtggatggagttctgtgggaacacgagtttcacattcgtcaaaaatcccaaccgtttcaaacggatggactctatgggaagaggctataaGATTTGTTAATGTTGAGTTGAGCAACTGCTCGGATGGTGGATGTGCTCTctgggaacacgagtttcacatttgtCAGAAATCCCAACCGTTCCACACGGATGGACTTTATGGGAAAAGGCTATTAAACTAttatatatttggtttttttgtgaGCATCACATGTATGTGGAGTGGATCTCAGAACGTTCAGTTTTGACAGTGTTGGAAAACAGGCATGCTTGACTACAGATGTCAGTTGAAGACCAGAGCATTAGAAAGATTGATTTCTTGAATGCAATTCGCCGGCTAATAGCGAATAATTATATAATCCTTGACAAACAACACaatcaaattccaaaatgAGTGACGACTTTTCTAGGAAAGCATTCTCTGAAGCGCCCGCACCAACCGGTAAGCAAGCAAAGAATTTGGTTACGCAATTTAATTCGCTCCTTACATATCCAAATGTCTTTTTTCTAAACTGAAATCAAAAACGACAATTCGATGCATTTGAAGAAGCGGGAACAACACACTACACTCCGGTTACAAGTACTTTTAGTAGTTTTCCTGTCTCGCCGTATCTCAACTATGATTCGCGATACCTGCAGCAAGCACAGCCAGAGTTCATCTTTCCCGAAGGTGCCAATAAACAGCGTGGGCGCTTTGAGCTGGCCTTCTCACAGATAGGAACTTCAGTGATGATTGGTGGCGGAATTGGGGGCCTGGCGGGCATCTATAATGGTTTTAAAGTCACCAATGCGCTCGAACAGACGGGAAAACTCCGACGAACACAGTGAGTAAACTGCGGAATGCATGCCGTATCATGACATTATTGTGTCGTACTATCACAACTGTTTTCCAACCTACAGGTTGATTAATCATATTATGAAGCAAGGTTCGGGCACGGCGAACACGTTGGGTACACTGGCGGTACTCTATTCGGCGTGTGGGGTGTTGTTACAGTTTGTCCGTGGAGAGGATGACCATATCAACACAGTGATTGCAGGCTTTTCAACAGGACTGCTCTACAAGTCAACAGGTGAGCTGATTTGCCTTgcataacaataaatttataaattcgtGCTTTGCATTTTACAGCTGGTCTACGGAGGTGTGCATTTGGTGGCGCTATTGGGTTGGGCATATCGTCACTCTATTGCTTATACCTATTAGCGCAAGAGAATAGCACGAACtcaatttcgaaattcctGTAGATGGTTAAGCTTCCCATCACGAATTCATGTAAAAGCTACAAATCTTTTTGAACCCATTTTATGCGCCGAAGCACGTAAAATTAAGTTTTGTTTATCTTATAAATGCATACATACATCTTAAGTTAATAT from Drosophila takahashii strain IR98-3 E-12201 chromosome 2R, DtakHiC1v2, whole genome shotgun sequence encodes:
- the Tim23 gene encoding mitochondrial import inner membrane translocase subunit Tim23, which codes for MSDDFSRKAFSEAPAPTEAGTTHYTPVTSTFSSFPVSPYLNYDSRYLQQAQPEFIFPEGANKQRGRFELAFSQIGTSVMIGGGIGGLAGIYNGFKVTNALEQTGKLRRTQLINHIMKQGSGTANTLGTLAVLYSACGVLLQFVRGEDDHINTVIAGFSTGLLYKSTAGLRRCAFGGAIGLGISSLYCLYLLAQENSTNSISKFL